From the genome of Papaver somniferum cultivar HN1 chromosome 2, ASM357369v1, whole genome shotgun sequence, one region includes:
- the LOC113350859 gene encoding Werner Syndrome-like exonuclease, which produces MTCGVSIRDLPNIFRDLDIQEVYGVSVDNEEIETVVTKSGSSVESWIEWIYNEYDDDYVNHPTVGLDVYWKPSFGTHRNPVAILQLCVDRRCLIFQIIHADEVPECLDEFVKDTNYRFVGVGIQSDVDKLGSDYNLCVEKVFDLRDLAAEKYGRKDLKNDGLMKLSDFLLDIG; this is translated from the coding sequence ATGACTTGTGGAGTTTCCATTCGTGATCTTCCCAATATCTTCCGAGACCTAGATATACAAGAAGTTTACGGTGTAAGTGTTGATAATGAGGAAATCGAAACAGTTGTAACTAAGAGCGGATCATCAGTTGAGAGCTGGATTGAATGGATTTATAATGAGTACGATGATGATTATGTTAACCATCCCACTGTTGGTCTTGATGTGTATTGGAAACCTTCTTTTGGTACCCATCGTAATCCAGTAGCAATATTACAACTCTGTGTTGATCGTAGATGTTTGATTTTTCAGATCATACATGCCGATGAAGTCCCTGAATGTCTTGATGAGTTTGTTAAAGACACTAATTATAGATTTGTTGGAGTTGGAATTCAAAGTGATGTTGATAAGCTTGGAAGTGACTATAATCTCTGTGTTGAGAAGGTTTTTGATCTTAGAGATCTGGCTGCTGAGAAGTATGGTAGGAAGGATCTTAAGAATGATGGGTTGATGAAATTGTCTGATTTTCTTTTGGATATTGGATAA